One genomic window of Hemitrygon akajei chromosome 1, sHemAka1.3, whole genome shotgun sequence includes the following:
- the ccne2 gene encoding G1/S-specific cyclin-E2 isoform X2 codes for MSRRSDRLQARQAKVEEQRNGPAQYKRRKSEECKQRCHEAEVNRRRHQFQIQSCWAPIAPGGVSPCVLIPTPHKENDLTEDFSKFSQYRFKNLFLNKSPLPPLGWGSSEDVWSNMLKKEIKYTHSKDVLSLHPSLQPKMRAILLDWLIEVCDVYMLHRETFYLAQDFFDRFMFTQENVHKSKLQLIGISSLFIAAKLEEIYPPKLNEFAYVTDGACTETEILDMELIILKALNWELCPVTVVCWLNLYLQIVFLKEVPNLSLPQYSQDVFIQIARLLDLCILDVESLSFPYGVLTAAALCYYIPMDDALRASGLKWENISACFNWMVPFVKTVSETDPVKLRDFKHVSNEDRHNIQTHTKYLDMLDEVHVRKMEFTARLSPVSIGGILTPPKSTEKPSSLLH; via the exons ATGTCGAGACGCAG TGATCGTTTACAAGCTAGGCAGGCAAAAGTGGAGGAACAAAGGAATGGCCCCGCGCAGTACAAGAGGAGGAAATCTGAA GAGTGCAAGCAACGTTGCCACGAAGCAGAAGTTAATAGGAGAAGACATCAGTTCCAGATACAG AGTTGTTGGGCTCCCATTGCACCTGGAGGTGTTAGTCCGTGTGTCCTTATCCCCACACCCCACAAAGAGAACGATCTCACTGAAGACTTCTCCAAGTTCTCACAATATAGGTTTAAAAATTTATTCCTGAACAAATCACCGCTACCACCTCTTGG cTGGGGAAGCTCTGAAGACGTGTGGTCAAACATGCTGAAGAAGGAAATAAAATACACGCACAGTAAAGATGTTCTCTCCTTGCACCCATCCTTACAGCCAAAAATGAGAGCGATTCTACTCGACTGGCTAATAGAG GTTTGTGATGTTTACATGCTCCACAGAGAAACGTTTTACCTGGCTCAGGATTTTTTTGATCGGTTCATGTTTACTCAGGAGAATGTTCATAAAAGCAAGCTGCAGCTTATCGGCATCTCCTCGCTGTTCATCGCCGCGAAGCTGGAG GAAATATATCCTCCAAAACTGAATGAATTTGCGTATGTTACAGATGGAGCATGCACAGAAACAGAGATACTGGATATGGAGTTAATAATTCTAAAG GCATTGAATTGGGAGTTGTGTCCGGTGACTGTTGTTTGCTGGTTAAACCTTTACCTTCAAATTGTCTTTTTAAAAGAAGTACCCAACCTGTCCCTTCCTCAGTATTCGCAAGATGTCTTCATACAGATTGCTCGG CTTCTCGATCTGTGCATCCTTGATGTGGAGAGTTTAAGCTTCCCGTACGGAGTGTTGACTGCTGCTGCTTTGTGTTACTACATACCCATGGATGATGCGCTCAGAGCTTCAG GACTGAAATGGGAAAACATTTCTGCGTGTTTTAACTGGATGGTCCCTTTTGTAAAGACAGTGAGTGAAACAGATCCAGTGAAGTTGAGAGACTTTAAACACGTGTCAAACGAGGACCGACACAACATCCAGACACACACCAAGTACCTGGACATGCTA GATGAGGtgcatgtgaggaaaatggagttcACGGCAAGGCTGTCACCTGTGTCCATCGGAGGGATATTGACTCCACCTAAAAGCACTGAAAAACCATCCAGTTTGTTGCACTGA
- the ccne2 gene encoding G1/S-specific cyclin-E2 isoform X1 produces MSRRSSDRLQARQAKVEEQRNGPAQYKRRKSEECKQRCHEAEVNRRRHQFQIQSCWAPIAPGGVSPCVLIPTPHKENDLTEDFSKFSQYRFKNLFLNKSPLPPLGWGSSEDVWSNMLKKEIKYTHSKDVLSLHPSLQPKMRAILLDWLIEVCDVYMLHRETFYLAQDFFDRFMFTQENVHKSKLQLIGISSLFIAAKLEEIYPPKLNEFAYVTDGACTETEILDMELIILKALNWELCPVTVVCWLNLYLQIVFLKEVPNLSLPQYSQDVFIQIARLLDLCILDVESLSFPYGVLTAAALCYYIPMDDALRASGLKWENISACFNWMVPFVKTVSETDPVKLRDFKHVSNEDRHNIQTHTKYLDMLDEVHVRKMEFTARLSPVSIGGILTPPKSTEKPSSLLH; encoded by the exons ATGTCGAGACGCAG CAGTGATCGTTTACAAGCTAGGCAGGCAAAAGTGGAGGAACAAAGGAATGGCCCCGCGCAGTACAAGAGGAGGAAATCTGAA GAGTGCAAGCAACGTTGCCACGAAGCAGAAGTTAATAGGAGAAGACATCAGTTCCAGATACAG AGTTGTTGGGCTCCCATTGCACCTGGAGGTGTTAGTCCGTGTGTCCTTATCCCCACACCCCACAAAGAGAACGATCTCACTGAAGACTTCTCCAAGTTCTCACAATATAGGTTTAAAAATTTATTCCTGAACAAATCACCGCTACCACCTCTTGG cTGGGGAAGCTCTGAAGACGTGTGGTCAAACATGCTGAAGAAGGAAATAAAATACACGCACAGTAAAGATGTTCTCTCCTTGCACCCATCCTTACAGCCAAAAATGAGAGCGATTCTACTCGACTGGCTAATAGAG GTTTGTGATGTTTACATGCTCCACAGAGAAACGTTTTACCTGGCTCAGGATTTTTTTGATCGGTTCATGTTTACTCAGGAGAATGTTCATAAAAGCAAGCTGCAGCTTATCGGCATCTCCTCGCTGTTCATCGCCGCGAAGCTGGAG GAAATATATCCTCCAAAACTGAATGAATTTGCGTATGTTACAGATGGAGCATGCACAGAAACAGAGATACTGGATATGGAGTTAATAATTCTAAAG GCATTGAATTGGGAGTTGTGTCCGGTGACTGTTGTTTGCTGGTTAAACCTTTACCTTCAAATTGTCTTTTTAAAAGAAGTACCCAACCTGTCCCTTCCTCAGTATTCGCAAGATGTCTTCATACAGATTGCTCGG CTTCTCGATCTGTGCATCCTTGATGTGGAGAGTTTAAGCTTCCCGTACGGAGTGTTGACTGCTGCTGCTTTGTGTTACTACATACCCATGGATGATGCGCTCAGAGCTTCAG GACTGAAATGGGAAAACATTTCTGCGTGTTTTAACTGGATGGTCCCTTTTGTAAAGACAGTGAGTGAAACAGATCCAGTGAAGTTGAGAGACTTTAAACACGTGTCAAACGAGGACCGACACAACATCCAGACACACACCAAGTACCTGGACATGCTA GATGAGGtgcatgtgaggaaaatggagttcACGGCAAGGCTGTCACCTGTGTCCATCGGAGGGATATTGACTCCACCTAAAAGCACTGAAAAACCATCCAGTTTGTTGCACTGA